Proteins from one Salmo salar chromosome ssa07, Ssal_v3.1, whole genome shotgun sequence genomic window:
- the LOC106608715 gene encoding calpain-5, with product MPERVCWFQGQSYHKLKRACLQRGKLFKDPLFPPSALSLFYKRAPPPGLTWKRPRELCKDPRLFVDRISTWDLHQGSLGNCWMVAATSCLASEPSLWKKVIPDHVEQEWKPKHPDLYAGIFHFRFWRLGRWTDVVVDDLLPVSEDGTLLFCRSATPREFWSTLLEKAYAKLNGCYEALEGGNTAEALIDFTGGVSEPLCLDREALTLHPDQRRALFQTLAKAHGRKALITCSIRPAEGERVESVLDCGLVRGHAYGITAVRKVRLGEWSLLPGRCSGTSRLGMVRMRNPWGTADWTGPWSQGSQQWQQVGRGEREKMGLIVRDVGEFWMEFEDFCRYFTDVVVCRPVERALLWPSTHWREVRCHGEWVPAPNTPGATPATLLPGRQASNLGKNTAKRGEVNQTLRGDRKEARLGKRRRGQGGGGGGGRDKVAVAKKEGAKKTKRKEESVKKEGEVDGRWDKHMDKRSRCGGCINHKDTFLHNPQVSLPYIFLHNPQVSLPYIFLHNPQVSLHYIFLHNIQVSLPYIFLHNPQVSLPYIFLHNPQVSLPYIFLHNNQVSLPYIFLHNIQVSLPYIFLHNIQVSLPYIFLHNNQVSLPYIFLHNNQVSLPYIYISTQQPGEFTIYISTQPPGELTLYISTQQPGELTLYISTQQPGELTLYISTQPPGELTLYISTQPPGELTLYISTQQPGEFTYIFLHNNQVSLPYIFLHNNQVSLPYIFLHNPQVSLPYIFLHNNQFMFEVQGKEDEVLICLQQEDRRIKRKDGGGANLPIGFEVLRMVHVKAPPPASMSAAPPSSIGTGAVVLGEGIDRALSGRPRVTSRSKVEMNRLSRVQCVVEQAASSVYMDSRSVALRVTLVPGRYALLPTTFQPRATGRFLLRLFSHSHLRLSPV from the exons ATGCCAGAGAGAGTGTGTTGGTTCCAGGGGCAGAGTTACCACAAGCTGAAGAGGGCATGTCTGCAGCGGGGCAAGCTCTTCAAGGACCCCCTCTTTCCCCCATCCGCACTGTCACTCTTCTACAAACGAGCCCCACCCCCTGGACTCACATGGAAGAGACCACGG gagctGTGTAAGGACCCTCGTCTCTTTGTGGATAGGATCAGCACATGGGACCTGCACCAAGGCAGCTTAGGTAACTGCTGGATGGTGGCGGCCACTTCCTGTCTGGCCTCGGAGCCATCGCTGTGGAAGAAG GTGATTCCTGACCATGTGGAACAGGAGTGGAAGCCCAAGCATCCGGACCTGTACGCCGGAATCTTCCACTTCCGCTTCTGGCGGCTTGGCCGCTGGACAGACGTGGTGGTGGACGACCTCCTGCCTGTCAGCGAGGACGGAACGCTGCTCTTCTGCCGCTCAGCCACGCCACGGGAGTTCTGGAGCACCCTGCTGGAGAAGGCCTATGCCAA gTTGAATGGCTGCTATGAGGCACTAGAAGGCGGTAACACGGCAGAGGCCCTCATAGACTTCACAGGGGGGGTATCGGAGCCCCTATGCCTGGACAGGGAGGCCCTCACCCTGCACCCCGATCAGAGGAGGGCGCTGTTCCAGACCCTGGCCAAGGCCCACGGACGCAAAGCcctcatcacctgttctatacgG ccagcggagggagagagagtagagtcgGTGCTAGACTGTGGTCTGGTGCGGGGCCATGCCTACGGTATCACCGCGGTGAGGAAGGTGCGTCTGGGGGAGTGGTCACTGCTGCCTGGCCGTTGTAGCGGGACGTCCCGTCTCGGCATGGTGCGCATGAGGAACCCCTGGGGTACAGCCGACTGGACCGGGCCCTGGAGTCAGGG GTCTCAGCAGTGGCAGCAGGTTGGTCGTGGTGAGAGGGAGAAGATGGGCCTCATTGTCAGAGATGTGGGAGAGTTCtg GATGGAGTTTGAGGATTTCTGCCGCTACTTCACAGATGTGGTGGTGTGTCGTCCGGTAGAACGAGCCCTGCTGTGGCCCAGCACCCACTGGAGAGAGGTTCGCTGCCATGGGGAGTGGGTCCCAGCCCCCAACACTCCCGGGGCAACCCCTGCCACCCTCCTCCCCGGCCGCCAGGCATCCAACCTCGGGAAGAACACAGCCAAGCGTGGGGAGGTGAACCAGACTCTGAGAGGGGACCGGAAGGAGGCAAGATTGGGGAAGAGACGGAGAGGTcaaggaggaggaggcggaggagggaGGGACAAGGTGGCTGTAGCGAAGAAGGAGGGGGCGAAGAAGAcaaagaggaaggaggagagtgtgaagaaggaaggagaggtggatggaCGGTGGGATAAACACATGGATAAGAGGAGTAGGTGTGGAGGATGCATCAACCACAAAGACACCTTTCTACACAACCCCCAGGTGAGCTTACCCTATATATTTCTACACAACCCCCAGGTGAGTTTACCCTATATATTTCTACACAACCCCCAGGTGAGCCTACACTATATATTTCTACACAACATCCAGGTGAGCTTACCCTATATATTTCTACACAACCCCCAGGTGAGCTTACCCTATATATTTCTACACAACCCCCAGGTGAGCTTACCCTATATATTTCTACACAACAACCAGGTGAGCTTACCCTATATATTTCTACACAACATCCAGGTGAGCTTACCCTATATATTTCTACACAACATCCAGGTGAGCTTACCCTATATATTTCTACACAACAACCAGGTGAGCTTACCCTATATATTTCTACACAACAACCAGGTGAGTTTAccctatatatatatttctacacAACAACCAGGTGAGTTTaccatatatatttccacacaacCCCCAGGTGAGCTTACCCTATATATTTCTACACAACAACCAGGTGAGCTTACCCTATATATTTCTACACAACAACCAGGTGAGCTTACCCTATATATTTCTACACAACCCCCAGGTGAGCTTACCCTATATATTTCTACACAACCCCCAGGTGAGCTTACCCTATATATTTCTACACAACAACCAGGTGAGTTTACATATATATTTCTACACAACAACCAGGTGAGCTTACCCTATATATTTCTACACAACAACCAGGTGAGCTTACCCTATATATTTCTACACAACCCCCAGGTGAGCTTACCCTATATATTTCTACACAACAACCAG TTCATGTTTGAGGTGCAGGGAAAGGAGGATGAGGTGTTGATCTGTCTGCagcaggaggacaggaggataAAGAGGAAGGACGGAGGAGGAGCAAATCTGCCCATTGGCTTTGAGGTGCTGAGG atggtacaCGTGAAAGCCCCTCCTCCGGCCTCCatgagcgcagcacctcccagctccataggcACCGGAGCAGTGGTGCTGGGAGAAGGAATCGACAGAGCCctctctggacgtccgcgggtgaccagcaggtcgaag